Proteins co-encoded in one Nonomuraea helvata genomic window:
- a CDS encoding IS110 family transposase, with product MLFVGDDWAEEHHDVELQDETGRRLGKARLEEGVAGIAKLHELIGRHVAEGVEADQVVIGIETDRGPWVQALIAAGYRVYAVNPLSVARYRERHSVSGAKSDAADARTLADMVRTDRHQHRVIAGDTPQGEAIKVVARAHKTLVWERTRHVQRLRHALREYFPAALAAFDDLSRADTLELLVTAPDPASAAELTFEQISAALRRARRRNVADKAAAIQVALQARHLSQPEVVTAAYAASVRAQAAILATLNEQIKTMEDQVEAHFGRHPDAEIYLSQPGLGHLLGARVLGEFGDDPDRYDNAKSRRNYAGTSPITRASGKKKVVLARFVHNDRLIDALGAQAFAALSASPGARAYYDELRTRDVGHHAALRQLANRLVGILHGCLKTRTKYDEATAWSHRTEGEPRQRSEKTSKIAA from the coding sequence GTGCTGTTCGTCGGGGATGACTGGGCTGAGGAGCACCATGATGTCGAGTTGCAAGACGAGACGGGGCGACGGCTGGGCAAGGCGCGGTTGGAGGAAGGCGTTGCCGGGATCGCGAAACTGCATGAGTTGATCGGCCGGCATGTGGCTGAGGGCGTAGAGGCGGATCAGGTGGTGATCGGCATTGAAACCGATCGAGGTCCGTGGGTGCAGGCGTTGATCGCGGCGGGCTACCGGGTGTATGCGGTGAATCCGTTGTCGGTGGCACGTTACCGCGAGCGGCACAGCGTATCGGGGGCCAAGAGTGATGCCGCGGACGCGCGCACACTGGCCGACATGGTGCGAACCGATCGGCACCAGCATCGCGTGATCGCCGGTGATACTCCTCAGGGGGAGGCGATCAAGGTGGTGGCCCGGGCGCATAAGACGCTGGTCTGGGAGCGCACCCGCCACGTGCAGCGGCTACGCCATGCACTGCGAGAGTACTTTCCCGCAGCTCTGGCCGCCTTCGATGATCTGTCCAGGGCAGACACCCTGGAACTGCTGGTTACGGCACCAGATCCGGCTTCGGCGGCCGAACTGACCTTTGAGCAGATCAGCGCGGCACTCAGGCGAGCCCGGCGGCGTAACGTGGCCGACAAGGCAGCGGCGATACAGGTGGCTCTGCAGGCTCGCCATCTGAGCCAGCCTGAGGTCGTCACTGCCGCATACGCCGCCTCGGTGCGCGCCCAAGCAGCGATCCTGGCTACCTTGAACGAGCAGATCAAGACCATGGAAGACCAGGTCGAGGCACATTTTGGCCGGCACCCGGACGCTGAGATCTACCTCAGCCAACCTGGGCTGGGACACCTACTCGGTGCCCGGGTGTTGGGTGAGTTCGGCGACGACCCCGACCGGTACGACAACGCCAAATCCCGCAGGAACTATGCCGGGACCAGCCCGATCACCAGGGCCTCCGGCAAGAAGAAGGTCGTGCTGGCACGATTCGTGCACAACGACAGGCTCATCGATGCCCTGGGGGCTCAGGCATTCGCCGCGCTGAGCGCCTCACCAGGTGCCCGCGCCTACTATGACGAGCTGCGAACACGCGACGTAGGTCATCACGCAGCTCTGCGCCAACTCGCCAACCGGCTCGTGGGGATCCTCCACGGATGCCTGAAAACACGCACCAAATACGACGAAGCAACCGCCTGGTCGCATCGCACGGAAGGCGAGCCCCGGCAGAGATCGGAAAAGACATCCAAGATCGCGGCTTGA
- a CDS encoding ATP-binding protein — translation MSIHLQFHSIELNTDVDASTYSFASGLNAVIGSYGTGKSSLFELIKFALGARKAKIMPTVRQRLRSVVLDVTLGQNRVLLTRNIGENRISVHHENGTSERWSAAGGNLPPAGGRLLEMLGLPMVRLSKKGLEKGEPLTFFDLYRFIYLPQSDVNLSVAGHAETMLLRKRKAIFELAYGLSSEQIRELLLEISALEAKRDDMRSAANAVERFLGEIGAPQESELHAAEIEARAALAEAETRLQAVKAGAYAALPGDQEALRSRISTLRIAAADTEAARSVTVAAVRRGESLIAQLDVDINREVRADAASTALSGLEFVTCPRCLQSISDRDVPAGHCLLCTQIQSSSTTVGHQREIERLTAQRDEAVALL, via the coding sequence ATGAGTATACATTTGCAGTTCCATAGCATCGAGCTCAATACCGACGTGGACGCCAGTACATACTCCTTTGCGTCGGGTCTTAACGCGGTGATCGGAAGTTACGGGACTGGCAAAAGTAGCCTTTTCGAGCTCATCAAATTCGCTCTTGGCGCACGGAAGGCCAAGATCATGCCGACCGTAAGACAACGTCTGCGGTCGGTAGTGCTTGATGTAACTTTGGGCCAGAATCGGGTGCTGCTCACAAGGAACATTGGTGAAAATCGCATCTCAGTCCACCATGAAAACGGCACATCCGAGCGCTGGAGTGCCGCAGGGGGAAATCTGCCGCCGGCTGGCGGTCGGCTGCTTGAGATGTTGGGGCTACCAATGGTTCGGCTTAGCAAGAAAGGGTTGGAGAAGGGGGAGCCGCTGACCTTCTTTGATCTTTACCGGTTCATTTATCTGCCGCAATCAGACGTCAACTTGTCCGTCGCGGGGCATGCTGAAACAATGTTGCTTCGTAAAAGGAAGGCTATCTTCGAACTAGCCTACGGCCTTTCGTCTGAGCAGATTCGCGAACTTTTGCTTGAGATAAGCGCTCTGGAAGCCAAGCGTGATGATATGCGTTCAGCGGCCAATGCAGTCGAGAGATTCCTAGGAGAGATCGGAGCACCACAAGAGTCAGAGCTGCATGCGGCGGAGATCGAGGCGAGGGCGGCTCTTGCAGAAGCAGAGACGCGACTCCAAGCTGTTAAAGCGGGAGCGTATGCGGCCTTGCCGGGAGATCAAGAGGCCTTACGGTCCCGGATATCAACACTGCGTATCGCGGCTGCCGACACAGAAGCAGCTCGCTCAGTTACTGTTGCAGCTGTTCGGCGTGGAGAATCGCTGATTGCGCAACTAGATGTGGACATTAATCGGGAAGTGAGAGCGGACGCTGCCTCTACTGCTCTGTCAGGACTAGAGTTCGTGACGTGCCCACGCTGTCTACAAAGTATTAGCGACCGTGATGTACCCGCAGGTCACTGCTTGCTATGTACACAAATTCAATCTTCGTCGACTACGGTTGGGCACCAGCGTGAGATCGAGAGATTGACTGCACAACGTGACGAGGCCGTTGCGTTGCTCTAG
- a CDS encoding NUDIX hydrolase, with the protein MGNDAELTRWVVHGERLVYDNRWIRLGLADVEIPGGERFEHHVVHLDRAAIAVVLDEQDRVLMMWRHRFVFDRWGWELPGGLIEAGEDPLVTALREVEEETGYRPAGLEQLVSYQPMAGMVDSEHILFVGRGAELVGTPEGEVEADRLEWVPMSEVPGMIARGDIWTSGTLIGLLQAQVWLNGRGRG; encoded by the coding sequence GTGGGTAATGACGCTGAACTTACGCGCTGGGTTGTGCATGGGGAGCGGTTGGTCTATGACAACCGGTGGATCCGGTTGGGGCTGGCTGACGTTGAGATCCCAGGCGGAGAGCGGTTCGAGCATCACGTCGTGCATCTGGATCGGGCTGCGATCGCCGTCGTGCTGGATGAGCAGGACCGGGTGCTGATGATGTGGCGGCATCGGTTCGTGTTCGATCGGTGGGGATGGGAGCTTCCGGGCGGGCTGATCGAGGCCGGTGAGGACCCGTTGGTAACGGCTCTGCGGGAGGTAGAAGAGGAGACCGGGTATCGGCCGGCGGGTCTTGAGCAGCTGGTCTCGTATCAGCCGATGGCGGGGATGGTCGACTCCGAGCACATCTTGTTCGTGGGGCGTGGGGCCGAGCTGGTGGGTACGCCTGAGGGTGAGGTGGAGGCCGACCGGCTTGAATGGGTCCCCATGAGTGAGGTCCCGGGCATGATCGCCCGCGGGGACATCTGGACGTCGGGGACGTTGATCGGGTTGCTTCAGGCTCAGGTATGGCTCAACGGCCGAGGGCGCGGTTGA
- a CDS encoding XRE family transcriptional regulator: MQNGAFDPIELPAVVWEQEQTREILRERDIAGLFGLAVKYGASQVRIGTATGLGQPRVNAILRGNGTIKELAVIERIASGLRLPDHARMLLGLAPLDIASPTGDHDDEHEEQTTELINRLDAAAAVDPTTVMILRTDTNNLRLLDRRLGGPAIADKMHAQMAQIQRAHRHAIRPGLRAQLAHLLAETASLAGWQAINTLALNDAWTHYERAKAAAYEADDAALLAYVSGEQAYVLMELGRPAEATELLQHVHEQHGAHVPARLRTWLSAAEAEAAAILGDETTCRAALHQAAALLPEGDGDPDMPYLSINAHHIARWRGNCLVRFGDPATAEDLRSALAGMDGTYNRAESGVRCDLGHALLAAGDPEAAQPHIQRAQQLATMTGSRRQRRRIDDLSKAVNRALGR, translated from the coding sequence ATGCAGAATGGCGCGTTCGACCCAATTGAACTACCCGCCGTTGTCTGGGAACAGGAACAGACCCGGGAAATTCTTAGAGAGCGCGACATTGCCGGACTTTTCGGTCTTGCGGTCAAATACGGCGCCAGTCAGGTCCGCATCGGCACCGCCACCGGACTCGGTCAGCCCCGCGTCAACGCCATCTTGCGTGGCAACGGAACGATCAAAGAACTCGCCGTCATCGAGCGCATCGCTTCCGGCCTACGCTTGCCCGACCACGCCCGCATGCTCCTCGGCCTGGCCCCGCTCGACATCGCCTCACCCACCGGCGACCATGACGACGAACACGAAGAACAAACCACCGAACTCATCAACCGCCTGGACGCCGCCGCCGCAGTCGACCCCACGACAGTCATGATCCTTCGCACCGACACCAACAATCTGCGCCTGCTGGACCGCCGTCTCGGAGGCCCTGCCATCGCCGACAAGATGCACGCCCAGATGGCCCAGATCCAGCGCGCCCACCGCCACGCCATCCGCCCCGGCCTCCGCGCCCAACTGGCCCACCTCCTCGCCGAGACCGCCTCACTCGCGGGATGGCAGGCCATCAACACCCTGGCACTCAACGACGCCTGGACGCACTACGAGCGCGCCAAGGCCGCCGCATACGAGGCTGACGACGCGGCCCTGCTGGCCTATGTCTCTGGCGAACAGGCGTACGTCCTGATGGAGCTCGGCCGCCCCGCCGAAGCCACCGAACTCCTGCAGCATGTTCACGAGCAGCACGGCGCCCACGTACCGGCCCGGCTCCGCACCTGGCTCTCAGCAGCCGAAGCGGAAGCCGCTGCCATCCTCGGCGACGAGACCACCTGCCGCGCTGCCCTCCACCAGGCCGCCGCCCTTCTCCCCGAAGGCGACGGCGACCCGGACATGCCATACCTGTCCATCAACGCCCACCACATAGCCCGCTGGCGCGGCAACTGTCTCGTCCGCTTCGGCGACCCGGCCACCGCCGAAGACCTCCGCTCAGCCCTGGCTGGCATGGACGGCACCTACAACAGAGCCGAATCCGGCGTCCGCTGCGACCTCGGACACGCCCTCCTGGCAGCCGGCGACCCGGAGGCCGCCCAGCCCCACATTCAACGCGCACAGCAACTGGCCACCATGACCGGCAGCCGCCGACAACGCCGCCGCATCGACGACCTGTCGAAAGCCGTCAACCGCGCCCTCGGCCGTTGA
- a CDS encoding GntR family transcriptional regulator, producing the protein MDFAPPKYAQVMRAIQERIESGEYAPGDMLPSETQLVRELGVGRTTVVRALQTLAMQGWIEREHGRGSFVKGRPESAAEQVRPSQATTEQGESADAVVEAGRVPVPRHVARLLGVAEQTPVIMRKRVARQADVISAVETVWVPLEHAIGTDLDKPEPLRRGIRQHLQAIKHLRFDHITERVSARIPTQEEAELLGSSNPVLAVLATVHDPAGNVLMVVSLALPGSLHELEDVFKVS; encoded by the coding sequence ATGGACTTCGCCCCACCGAAATACGCCCAGGTGATGAGGGCTATTCAAGAGCGTATCGAGTCGGGCGAGTACGCCCCGGGCGACATGCTGCCGTCCGAAACTCAGCTCGTGCGCGAATTGGGCGTCGGCCGAACCACGGTAGTGCGTGCCCTTCAGACGTTGGCCATGCAAGGTTGGATCGAGCGCGAGCACGGGCGCGGCTCCTTTGTGAAGGGTCGTCCGGAGAGTGCGGCCGAGCAGGTACGGCCCAGCCAGGCGACGACCGAGCAGGGCGAGAGCGCCGATGCGGTGGTGGAAGCCGGGCGCGTACCAGTCCCCCGGCATGTAGCGCGTCTGCTGGGTGTCGCCGAGCAAACCCCCGTGATCATGCGTAAGCGGGTGGCTCGGCAGGCGGACGTGATCTCGGCGGTAGAGACGGTCTGGGTGCCGCTGGAGCATGCCATCGGCACCGACCTGGACAAGCCCGAGCCCCTGCGGCGCGGCATCCGCCAGCACCTCCAGGCCATCAAGCACCTGCGCTTCGACCACATCACCGAGCGAGTCAGCGCGCGCATCCCCACTCAGGAGGAAGCCGAGCTGCTCGGGTCATCCAACCCGGTCCTCGCCGTGCTGGCCACCGTGCATGATCCGGCCGGCAACGTGCTGATGGTGGTGAGCCTGGCTCTGCCCGGCAGCCTGCACGAACTCGAAGATGTCTTTAAGGTGAGCTAA
- a CDS encoding plasmid replication, integration and excision activator, with protein MAIQGPIPVTYTMVFPHGCYIVGEVEPVKDFDASSNGRFVQARDKQTAELVWQVAVMDGDPTLKPAQKTVAVKILAPVQPIPPQPMPGLPFTPVEFDGMSITPYVNAAGRLAYSIKVREMHAPRQTTQPAQNKASAGKDAA; from the coding sequence ATGGCAATCCAGGGACCCATCCCCGTCACCTACACCATGGTCTTCCCGCACGGCTGCTACATCGTCGGCGAGGTCGAGCCCGTCAAGGACTTCGACGCCTCGTCCAACGGCAGGTTCGTGCAGGCACGCGACAAGCAGACCGCAGAGCTGGTCTGGCAGGTCGCGGTCATGGACGGTGACCCGACCCTCAAGCCCGCCCAGAAGACGGTGGCGGTCAAGATCCTCGCGCCGGTCCAGCCGATACCGCCGCAGCCGATGCCGGGCCTGCCGTTCACGCCGGTCGAGTTCGACGGCATGTCCATTACGCCGTACGTCAACGCCGCCGGTCGCCTCGCGTACTCGATCAAAGTCCGCGAGATGCACGCACCCCGCCAGACCACCCAGCCCGCCCAGAACAAGGCTTCGGCCGGAAAGGACGCCGCCTAA